Within the Chromobacterium paludis genome, the region GCGAGAAATGCCGTACCCCGGAATCCGTCTTCGGACGTATGATCGTTTCACAAAATTTAAACCGGTTTAAATTCATTCAAACCGATTTGAGATGGAGACGGGCGAGATGCCTCGCCCAGTGAAACGTAGTCAACATTGAAGGGGTAGATGATGAAATCAGCAGCATTCCTCCCTCTGGCCGCGCTGAGCCTCGCAGCGGCCTTGCCTGTGACCGCACTGGCCGATGGCGCCGGCCTGGACTTCAGCGGCTACCTGCGCAGCGGCGTGGGCAGCAATCAGGGCGGCGGCGGCTCCCAATCGTGCTTCCAGCTGCCCGGCGCAGGCGCCAAATACCGCCTGGGCAACGAGTGCGAAACCTACGCCGAACTGGCCCTGGGCAAGCAGGTATACGCCGACGCCGAAACCGGCGCGCGCTTCCGCGTGGACTCCCGCCTGGCCATGAGCGCCAAGCAGTGGCAAGACTGGGAAGACAGCAGCTCGGACAAGAACGGCAACTCCAACTCCAAGTTCGCCCTGCGCGAGATGTTCGTCACCGCCGAGAACATCGGCCTGGGCCAGGCCAAGGTGTGGGCAGGCAAGCGCTTCTACGACCGCCAGGACGTGCACATCAATGACTTCTATTTCTGGGACAACTCCGGTCCCGGCGCCGGCATCGAAAACATAGATGTCGGCGTGGGCAAGTTCGCCTATGCCTGGCGCCAGAACACCGTGGACAGCGGCAATGTCTCCGTGGACAAGCTGGACCACACCCTGGGCGTCACCGGCCACGACTTCCGCCTGTCCGGCATCAAGGTCAATCCGGGCGGCGAGCTGACCCTGGGCCTGGACCTGCGCTACGCCAAGAAAGACAGCGCCGACACCGCCAACCAGGCCACCAACGGCGTCGCCTTCAACGTGATGCACACGCAGAGCGGCGTGCTGGGCGGCTACAACAAGCTGGCCCTGCAATACATGAAGGGCAGCATCGCCGGCAGCTACGGCTACCCCAACCCCAACGCCAACAGCGACGACAAGAAGTACCGCCTGGTGGAACAGCTGCAATGGCAGCCTGCCGGCAGCAAGTTCGGCGGCATGGCCGTGGCGGTATGGGAGAAGCAGACGCCGGCCCAGGGCAATGGCCAAACCTGGATCTCCCTGGGCGCGCGCCCTACCTATGCCTTCACCAAGCATCTGGGCGCGGCGCTGGAAATGGGCTACGACCAGGTCAAGCCGGAGAATGGCGAGCGCCGCACCCTGTTCAAAACCACCGCGGCCTTCCTGATCTCGCCTGATCAAGGCTTCTGGAGCCGTCCGCAGCTGCGCTTGTTCGCCACGTACGCCAAGTGGAACCAGGCCGCGCAGCTGGCCGCCGGCGCCGACGTCAACAATCCGCTGTCGGTGGTCGGCCACTTCGGCAACCAGACTCACGGCGTGACCATAGGCGCCCAGGCCGAAGCCTGGTGGTAAACCATCGTTGAATCGGGGAGGCGCCCGCCTCCCCTTGTTTTCCATCCAATGCCCTGCGGGGCGGGAGCAGAGCAGCATGAGCAAAAGCGCTTGGTGGCGCGGCGGCGTGATTTACCAGATTTATCCACGCAGCTTCGTCGACAGCAATGGCGACGGCGTCGGCGACCTGGCCGGCATCACCGGCAAACTGCCCTATGTGGCCAGCCTGGGCGTGGACGCCATCTGGATCAGCCCGTTTTTCAAGTCGCCGATGAAGGACTTCGGCTACGACGTGTCGGACTATCGCGCCGTGGACCCGATGTTCGGCGATATCGAACACTTCCGCCATCTGGTGAGCGAAGCCCATCGCCTGGGCCTGAAAGTGATGATAGACCAGGTGCTGTCCCACACCTCCGAACAGCACGCCTGGTTCGCGGAAAGCCGCGCCAGCCGCGACAACGCGCGCGCCGACTGGTATGTGTGGAGCGAGGCCAAGCCCGACGGCAGCCCGCCCAATAACTGGATGTCGGTGTTCGGCGGCTCCGCCTGGCAATGGGACACCCGCCGCCGCCAATATTATCTGCACAATTTCCTGGCCTCCCAGCCGGACCTGAACTTCCACCACCCGGAGGTGCAGGACGCCATGCTGGACGAGGTGCGCTTCTGGCTGGAGCTGGGCGTGGACGGCCTGCGCTTCGACGCCTGCAACTTCCACTTCCACGACACCCAGCTGCGCGACAATCCCCCGGCCCAGATCCGGGACAACGCCACCGTGACGGCGGACAATCCCTACGGCTACCAGGCTCACCGCTACGACAAGTCGCAGCCGCAGAACCTGGACTTCCTCAAGCGGCTGCGCAGCCTGCTGAACGAATACGACGCGGTGGCCCTGGGCGAGATAGGCGACGACGACAGCCTGGCCCGCATGGCGGAATACACCGCCGGCAACGACAAGCTGCACATGGCTTACAGCTTCAACCTGCTGACGCCGGCCTTCTCCGCCGACTACATCCGCCGCCAAGTGCGCGAGCTGGAAGCGCAAATCGGCAGCGGCTGGGCCTGCTGGACCACCGGCAACCACGACGCCATCCGCATGCCCACTCGCTGGGGCCGCAACGCCGGCCACCCGCGCTTCGCGCCGTGCATCCTGGCCATGCTGCTGTCGCTGCGCGGCTCGGCCTGCCTGTACCAGGGCGAGGAGCTGGCGCTGCCCGAGGCAGAGCTGAGCTTCGAGCAGCTGCAAGACCCCTACGGCATCGCCATGTGGCCGGAATTCAAGGGCCGCGACGGCTGCCGCACCCCCATGCCGTGGCGGCATGACCTGGCCGACGGCGGCTTCGGCAGCGAGACGCCGTGGCTGCCCATGCCGGACGCGCACAGGCGGCTGGCGGTGGACGTGCAGGACGCGGATCCGGACTCCTGCCTGGCCTTCTACCGCCGCTTCATCGCCTGGCGGCGCGGCCAGCCGGCGCTCAAGGACGGCGACATCCGCTTCCTGGACGACGACGCCCAGGTGCTGGCATTCACGCGTGACGACACAACGCTGTGCGTGTTCAATTTAAGCCCCGAGCCGCGCGGCTACACGCTGCCGGCGGAGGCGGAAGAACTGGCCGGCTGCCCGCTGACGGGCGCCCGGCGCGATGGCCGCGAACTCACGCTGGAAGGCTGGGGCGGCTGGATGGGCCAATTGGCCTAGAACAGGCGGGAGAACAAGATGGCAGCGGTCAGCCTGCGAGGCATCACCAAGGATTTCGGCCTGGCCCGAACCTTGACGGAAATCGACCTGGACATCCAGGACGGTGAGTTCATCGTATTCGTCGGTCCCTCCGGCTGCGGCAAGTCCACCCTGCTGCGCACCATCGCCGGGCTGGAGGAGATCACCGAGGGCGAGCTGAAAATAGACGGCGCGCGCGTCAACGAGCTGCCGCCGGTCAAGCGCGGCATCTCCATGGTGTTCCAGTCTTACGCGCTGTATCCGCACATGTCGGTGTTCGACAACCTGGGTTTCGGCCTGAAGCTGGCCGGCAAGCGCAAGAGCGACTACGCGGCCCAGGTGGAGCAGGTGGCCAAGGTGCTGCAGATCGAGCACCTGCTGGAGCGCAAGCCCAAGGAGCTGTCCGGCGGCCAGCGCCAGCGCGTGGCCATCGGCCGCGCCATCGTGCAGCGGCCCAAGGTGTTTTTGTTCGACGAGCCGCTGTCTAATCTGGACGCCTCGCTCAGGGTGCAGATGCGCATCGAGATCGCCAAGCTGCACCGCGAGCTGGGCACCACCATGATCTACGTCACCCACGACCAGATCGAGGCCATGACCCTGGCCGACCGCATCGTGGTGCTGCGCGGCGGCCGCATCGAGCAAGTGGGCTCGCCGTCAGAGCTGTATTACCAGCCGGCCAACCGCTTCGTCGCCGGCTTCCTCGGCTCGCCCGGCATGAACTTCCTGCCCGGCCGCCTGCAAAGCCAGGACGCCGAGGGCGCGACGGTATTGCTGGCCGACGGCCAGGCCGTGCGCGTGGCTGTGGACGCCGCGGGCCTCCCCGCCGACGCCGAGGTGTGCGTGGGCGTGCGCCCCGAGCACCTGAGCCTGAAAGCCGGCGACAACAGCGTGCGCGGCAACGTCATCGCCGTCGAGCACCTGGGCGAATCGTCCGTGCTGTATCTGGAAGCCGCGGGCTGCGCCGAGCCGCTGTCCGCCCGGCTGCCG harbors:
- a CDS encoding ABC transporter ATP-binding protein — protein: MAAVSLRGITKDFGLARTLTEIDLDIQDGEFIVFVGPSGCGKSTLLRTIAGLEEITEGELKIDGARVNELPPVKRGISMVFQSYALYPHMSVFDNLGFGLKLAGKRKSDYAAQVEQVAKVLQIEHLLERKPKELSGGQRQRVAIGRAIVQRPKVFLFDEPLSNLDASLRVQMRIEIAKLHRELGTTMIYVTHDQIEAMTLADRIVVLRGGRIEQVGSPSELYYQPANRFVAGFLGSPGMNFLPGRLQSQDAEGATVLLADGQAVRVAVDAAGLPADAEVCVGVRPEHLSLKAGDNSVRGNVIAVEHLGESSVLYLEAAGCAEPLSARLPPLVQFEPGTACRLVFDPADGHLFDDQGRALRRLDPLNLQARHPGLACA
- a CDS encoding maltoporin, producing MKSAAFLPLAALSLAAALPVTALADGAGLDFSGYLRSGVGSNQGGGGSQSCFQLPGAGAKYRLGNECETYAELALGKQVYADAETGARFRVDSRLAMSAKQWQDWEDSSSDKNGNSNSKFALREMFVTAENIGLGQAKVWAGKRFYDRQDVHINDFYFWDNSGPGAGIENIDVGVGKFAYAWRQNTVDSGNVSVDKLDHTLGVTGHDFRLSGIKVNPGGELTLGLDLRYAKKDSADTANQATNGVAFNVMHTQSGVLGGYNKLALQYMKGSIAGSYGYPNPNANSDDKKYRLVEQLQWQPAGSKFGGMAVAVWEKQTPAQGNGQTWISLGARPTYAFTKHLGAALEMGYDQVKPENGERRTLFKTTAAFLISPDQGFWSRPQLRLFATYAKWNQAAQLAAGADVNNPLSVVGHFGNQTHGVTIGAQAEAWW
- a CDS encoding alpha-glucosidase family protein; the protein is MSKSAWWRGGVIYQIYPRSFVDSNGDGVGDLAGITGKLPYVASLGVDAIWISPFFKSPMKDFGYDVSDYRAVDPMFGDIEHFRHLVSEAHRLGLKVMIDQVLSHTSEQHAWFAESRASRDNARADWYVWSEAKPDGSPPNNWMSVFGGSAWQWDTRRRQYYLHNFLASQPDLNFHHPEVQDAMLDEVRFWLELGVDGLRFDACNFHFHDTQLRDNPPAQIRDNATVTADNPYGYQAHRYDKSQPQNLDFLKRLRSLLNEYDAVALGEIGDDDSLARMAEYTAGNDKLHMAYSFNLLTPAFSADYIRRQVRELEAQIGSGWACWTTGNHDAIRMPTRWGRNAGHPRFAPCILAMLLSLRGSACLYQGEELALPEAELSFEQLQDPYGIAMWPEFKGRDGCRTPMPWRHDLADGGFGSETPWLPMPDAHRRLAVDVQDADPDSCLAFYRRFIAWRRGQPALKDGDIRFLDDDAQVLAFTRDDTTLCVFNLSPEPRGYTLPAEAEELAGCPLTGARRDGRELTLEGWGGWMGQLA